The proteins below come from a single Prolixibacter sp. NT017 genomic window:
- a CDS encoding efflux RND transporter permease subunit, protein MKKLVSQFVKFPFYANLIIASLLLAGGISIMTMKKSFFPEVKSRYIYVTVFYPGASPLEMEEGVTTRIEEAIRGIVGIKETTSTSSENMTSVRIETTGEYDIDETLMEVKNAVDGISSFPTAAERPIVYKQRTTSMALFMSLSGDVDLMTLKEYGQRVEEDFLNSGIISQVSLSGYPSPEISVEVDEDNLVRYGITFDQIMQAISANNRDISGGQIRSEEEDILIRLRSRSADPDKIGNIILRGTPDGGYIRIRDVATVKKQFADVPQKSLKKGKPVVSLRVSKLNSEDLEEITQYCEDYAKSFNARNNGVEMSVEFSFLDLLRSRLDLLLYNGMTGLIMVIISLALFLNFRLSLWVAWGIPSSFLAMFIVANQIGVTMNMISLFGMILVIGILVDDGIVIGENIYQHFERGKSPMRSAVDGTMEVMPAVVTSVTTTIVAFMPLLFLRNQMEQMREMAVVVILSLLFSLLEAFFVLPAHLSNPRVLNPRAITNESRGLKKYLENAIRWLRDRVYQRALKWILHYRYLMLGVPVALFLITIGLLGSGKIRTTIFPAMEFDSFEINIAFTPGSGEKQTMAYLKKFEKAVWEVNDDMLKEYPHAFDDVKPTLWSKLTGNKIDTAHTFIDHTFVNLGSAFDGLESGAHAGQVSVFPRNLEGTGISSYEIINRVREKIGQVPEAEKMTVAGRVMFGKPVSLSLLGRNIDELEQARDFMFEKLGDMPQLKDIVDNNAMGKQEIRLKLKPKAYLLGLNEMTIANQVRQGFYGGQAQRLQEGRDELRIWVRFPRKDREKIGQLENMKIMTPQGEYPLNELATYKMKRGPVAIKRYNGMREIRVEADVVDRNASVTDILNQVENEILPELKAKFPGVRMVAQGQQREGREAMQVIFLYYGIAFFIIVMILMIHFKSFEQPLLVLAMIPMSLLGAVWGHGIVGKPVSMLSMWGMVALSGVIINDAVVFLSRYNDLLLQKFPVKEAIIEAGKSRLRPILLTTITTTVGLYPLILEKSFQAQFLIPMAISLAYGVAIGTFFILIFFPALILILNDLRVARYHLWNGVKPEREEVEIALIHSQRRIDGEDEAPDVNKVVGDLELE, encoded by the coding sequence ATGAAAAAACTTGTATCACAATTTGTCAAGTTTCCGTTTTATGCCAACCTAATCATAGCATCACTTCTTTTGGCCGGTGGTATCAGTATCATGACCATGAAGAAGTCTTTCTTTCCCGAAGTAAAGTCCCGTTACATCTATGTCACGGTGTTTTATCCCGGGGCATCACCGCTGGAAATGGAAGAGGGCGTGACCACCCGGATCGAGGAAGCCATTCGGGGTATTGTTGGTATTAAAGAAACCACTTCCACCTCGTCGGAGAACATGACCAGTGTACGTATTGAAACCACAGGTGAATACGATATCGATGAAACATTGATGGAGGTAAAAAACGCCGTTGATGGTATTTCATCTTTTCCAACGGCGGCCGAACGCCCGATTGTCTATAAGCAGCGGACGACCAGTATGGCCCTTTTTATGTCCCTTTCGGGAGATGTCGATTTGATGACTCTAAAAGAGTACGGACAAAGGGTTGAGGAGGATTTTCTGAATTCCGGAATTATCAGTCAGGTGTCCCTGTCGGGGTATCCATCTCCTGAAATTTCGGTAGAGGTTGACGAGGATAATCTCGTTCGCTACGGTATTACCTTCGACCAGATTATGCAAGCCATTTCGGCCAACAACCGGGATATATCAGGAGGACAAATTCGGTCAGAAGAAGAAGATATTCTGATCCGGTTGCGGTCGCGAAGTGCCGATCCCGATAAAATCGGAAACATTATTTTGCGGGGAACGCCGGATGGAGGATACATCCGAATTCGAGACGTGGCAACAGTAAAAAAACAGTTTGCCGATGTTCCGCAGAAGTCGCTGAAAAAAGGAAAGCCGGTTGTTTCACTTCGGGTCAGTAAGCTGAACTCGGAAGACCTGGAAGAGATTACCCAGTATTGCGAGGACTACGCAAAAAGTTTCAATGCCCGGAATAACGGAGTGGAAATGTCAGTCGAATTTTCGTTCCTCGATTTGTTGAGAAGTCGTTTGGACCTGTTGCTTTATAACGGAATGACCGGACTGATCATGGTTATTATTTCACTGGCGCTTTTCCTTAACTTCCGTTTGTCACTCTGGGTAGCCTGGGGAATTCCTTCATCCTTCCTGGCTATGTTTATCGTTGCCAATCAGATTGGCGTGACCATGAACATGATTTCCCTTTTCGGGATGATCCTGGTAATTGGTATTTTGGTGGATGATGGAATTGTAATCGGGGAAAATATCTACCAGCACTTCGAGCGAGGGAAGTCTCCCATGCGATCGGCGGTCGACGGAACAATGGAGGTAATGCCGGCGGTTGTCACATCGGTAACAACCACCATTGTTGCTTTTATGCCGCTTCTTTTTCTGAGAAACCAAATGGAGCAGATGCGCGAAATGGCAGTCGTCGTTATTCTGAGTCTTTTGTTCTCGTTACTGGAAGCTTTTTTCGTACTTCCGGCTCACCTTTCCAATCCAAGGGTCCTTAATCCGAGAGCGATAACCAACGAGAGTCGAGGTTTGAAAAAGTACCTGGAGAATGCCATTCGTTGGCTCCGTGATCGGGTTTATCAACGAGCTCTGAAATGGATTCTGCATTATCGGTACCTGATGTTGGGCGTGCCTGTTGCACTGTTCTTGATTACCATCGGGTTATTGGGTTCAGGAAAAATCAGAACCACGATATTCCCGGCAATGGAGTTCGATAGTTTCGAGATAAACATAGCGTTTACACCAGGTTCAGGTGAGAAACAGACGATGGCTTATTTGAAGAAATTTGAAAAAGCCGTCTGGGAAGTAAACGATGACATGCTGAAAGAGTATCCTCATGCTTTTGATGATGTCAAACCGACCCTGTGGAGCAAACTCACCGGAAATAAAATTGATACAGCTCACACTTTCATCGATCATACCTTCGTCAATCTTGGCTCGGCCTTCGATGGACTGGAAAGTGGGGCTCATGCCGGACAGGTTTCGGTTTTCCCGCGAAACCTGGAGGGAACCGGAATCAGTTCATACGAAATCATCAACCGTGTCCGGGAAAAAATCGGACAAGTTCCGGAGGCGGAGAAAATGACGGTCGCAGGAAGGGTAATGTTCGGGAAACCGGTTTCATTATCCTTATTGGGAAGGAATATTGACGAATTGGAACAGGCCCGCGATTTCATGTTCGAAAAGTTGGGCGACATGCCGCAGCTCAAGGATATTGTCGACAACAATGCCATGGGTAAGCAGGAGATTCGATTAAAGTTGAAACCGAAAGCCTATTTGTTAGGACTCAACGAAATGACCATTGCCAACCAGGTTCGCCAGGGATTTTACGGCGGTCAGGCACAGCGCTTGCAGGAAGGCCGTGACGAATTGCGTATTTGGGTGCGTTTCCCAAGGAAAGATCGGGAGAAAATTGGTCAGTTGGAAAACATGAAGATCATGACGCCTCAGGGCGAATATCCGTTGAATGAGCTGGCAACCTATAAAATGAAGCGTGGACCGGTTGCCATCAAGCGGTACAATGGCATGCGCGAAATTCGGGTGGAAGCAGATGTGGTAGACCGGAACGCATCGGTAACAGACATCCTCAATCAGGTGGAGAACGAGATTTTGCCGGAATTGAAAGCGAAATTCCCAGGTGTTAGAATGGTGGCGCAAGGACAGCAACGGGAAGGACGAGAAGCGATGCAGGTTATTTTCCTGTATTACGGAATAGCCTTTTTCATCATCGTCATGATTCTGATGATTCATTTTAAATCTTTCGAGCAGCCACTTCTGGTGTTAGCTATGATTCCGATGTCGTTGCTCGGTGCAGTTTGGGGACACGGAATTGTCGGGAAACCAGTATCCATGTTATCGATGTGGGGAATGGTAGCCCTGTCGGGGGTAATCATCAACGATGCGGTCGTCTTCCTGTCGCGGTATAACGATTTGTTGTTGCAAAAATTTCCCGTGAAGGAAGCCATCATTGAGGCCGGTAAATCGAGGTTACGTCCGATTTTGCTGACGACCATTACGACTACCGTAGGATTGTATCCGTTGATTCTGGAAAAGAGTTTTCAGGCACAGTTCCTGATTCCGATGGCAATTTCGCTGGCGTATGGTGTAGCTATTGGAACCTTCTTTATTCTGATTTTCTTTCCGGCTTTGATTCTTATTCTGAATGACCTGCGCGTTGCACGGTATCATTTGTGGAATGGAGTGAAACCGGAGCGGGAAGAAGTGGAAATTGCGCTTATTCACAGTCAGCGACGTATTGACGGAGAAGATGAAGCACCGGATGTGAATAAAGTGGTCGGTGACCTCGAATTAGAGTAA